ACCATCACAAACAACGGTCTGATGACTAGCGCGAACACTGCAACACCCGGTGGCGGGTTCCAAAGCTGCACGATCAACGGCGGTACGCTCTCGAACATTGCTGGCCAATATTTCGGTACCAACGGTGCGGTGAATCTCAACGGCGTAAACATCACGCCAAACTCCGGTGTGCAGGTCACCAACAACTCCCTGGTATCAACGACAGGAATGACAAACAACGGAGAACTCGCTGTCAATACTGTTGGCGCACCCGGGAACTTCACACGTATCCGCGTCACAGCCGACATGGGCACTATCGACGGCACAGGTACTGTTCGTCTGAACAGTGTGAACAATCTGGCAATCAACGATTCAGCGTATCTTGAATCTGTTGATCCTGCCAACGTCACTGGTGTTCTTGGTGCAAACCAGACTCTCGCTGGCATCGGTCGCGTGTATCACAAGTGGGTTGCACGTGGCACCATCACGCCGGGGCAGACCTCAACGGGGTCGGGCGAGATCCAGTGCATCTCTGGGTCACTCACCTTCGCACCAACAACCAACTACATTGTGCATGCCAACGATACACCCGCCAGTGGAAACTTCGACCGGCTCACGGGCAGTTCTTCCAAGGCTGTTGATGGCACACTCACGTTCTCGTTTGAGAATGGATACACACCCGCTGGCAACGAGCGGTACGACGTGATCACTTCGGGCGCAGGTGGCATCTCGGGAACATTTGACACACTCAACCTTGAGCAGATTAGCCCGACAGGTCCTGTCCACGTTGTGTACACTGGCGAAAAGGTCTCTGTTGTCGCGTGCTACGCGGACTGCGATGGAAGTGGCACACTCAACATCTTCGACTACATCTGCTTTGGCAACGCGTACTCGTCAGGTGATCCGTATGCAAACTGCGATTCAAATGGCTCATTGAATATCTTCGATTACATCTGCTTCGGCAACAAGTTTGCTGCGGGCTGTCCGTGAGGCCACCAGAAAACAGCCACGCGACACAGCTGATGTAGCCAACGTCATGAATACAGAGCCCGGGGACTGCCATCCGGGCTCTGTTGTTTCCTGATTGCGTGCGATTTGAGCTTACCACCACCAGAACAGCAGATACACGATCTCCATGAAGACATCGAAGATCGCGTAAAACACCCACAGGCAGCCTCTGTGCTCATCGCGCCGATGGGAGTGTCTGCGGTCTCTGGACATGATGAGCTCTTATTGGCCGAGGAACGATGTCAGTTTCGCTTGCAGTGTGTCGGGGTCTTATTAGCGCCTCCCACGCCATCAGCAAAGAGTATTTGCACCGCATAGAATGTGCGGTAGGTATTTGAAAACCAGTCACTGCTTTATCAATAAAGGAGTTACGTGGCACAAAGAAAGGAGGTGCAGTATGGGCCGAATCATCGGTCGCCTAATGCCTCCACGGGAAAAAACACCAGAGTCGGTTGATCTGCACCCTCCCGGCAGACTTAATGCTCGGGCGTTTGGGCCAAAGTGGACATAGGCAGTTACTGAGTTAAGGCAACGCAACGATGCCGCTGGACCCGAGACCGGCGGTTTTTCATTTGTTGTTATTGGACATGTGTATCGTTGCGAGCTTCCGTTTAGTACATATTTTTCAATTTATCAAAATCATTCTTGATTTTTCTCAAATAATATCGATAATGTTCAATGTGAATTCACTATTGTTCAATCTTTCGTATCGCACACATCAGAAGGAGGTCAGCTTTGGATATGTCCAACGGGCACGCCACAGCCCTCGGCGGAGCAGGATCATCAGGGGCGCTCAGCCCTGCCCAGCTCGCAGCCCATCCGCTGGCCCGGCTGAGCATGGAGGATCTGGACTTCATCATCCAGTTCGTGCTCTGCTCCGGGTCACTCAAGGACCTTGCAAAGTCGTACTCGGTCAGTTACCCGACGATCCGCACGCGTCTCGATCAGCTCATCACCCGCGTGCGCGACGCGCTCGACGGGAAGCAGCCCGATCCGCTCGCGGAACTGGTCGCGGGGCTCGTGCAAAGGGGCGAGCTGAGCACATCGAGCGCTCGGCGCATTATCGACCTGGGTGCGCAGCTGCGCGCACAGAGTGCAGGGTAACTCACACATTCATCACATATATCGCGCAGGAACACTGCGCAACTGAAAGGAACACACAATGACACTTATCACACTCGCTGAAACAGCAGCATGGTGGACGAATCAGCAAGCCGGACTCGTCGGCGGACTTGGAGGTGGGATCGGCGGTTCTGCGTGCGGACTGCTGGGCGCAGCGGCTGGCGTTTGCGTGCCGCGCGGCATTGGGAGAAGGTATGTCCTCGGCGGCATGCTCATGTTCGTTGTGCTCGGCGTGCTTTCACTTCTCGTGGGCTTCATCGCCATAGGTATGGGCCAGCCATGGCATGTGTATTATCCGCTCCTGATAATTGGCCTTGTATTCTCAGGAGTGTGCGGACCGCTGATCTTTGTCATCCGAAAGCAGTACACGATCGCGGAGCAGCGTCGCATGGATGCTGAAGCGATCCGTCGCAGCGGCGCTGTTGGTGCGTAAGGAACCAGAATAACTGGCTTTCACCCCGGTAGTGCAATACCGGGGTACTTTGTTTCAGGCATCTGCGGACGGTCTTCGGGGCCTTGGAAAGAGAATGAGCTTTGCAGCAGAGGTCGGAACTGCGCCACATTCCGGGCAGCGATCGAGCCCACGCATATCGTACTTGCAGAGGACACAACGTCCCTTGCGTTTGCGTATCACGCGACGGAGTCTGAATGGGACAACGAGGACAATCGTCACAGCAGCGAACCAGATCAGCCAGTTGATTGCAAGCCGTCCAGTAGAAAACTGTGTCGGAATAACAATAATGTGTTCGCGAGATTGTCGTTTGCTTTTCGGCAAAAAGTTCAGATGGTCCTGGATGCAAATGCCTTGCTTCCAGCTCTGTGGAAAATACAGTACGCTTCTTTCCAACTGCCCGATCGAGATAAAGTTTGCTGGTTGTACCCGTGCAGCATACCGGATGGGCCAGCCAGATTCCTCGATGAGTAAGTAAAGAATGTCGTTGGTGAAATGGTGCTGCGCATGCTCTTCTGTCATCGGAACTTGAGCACGAGAGCGCCGAAAACCGATCGCGTAGTATGTCCAGTCCCTTGGCGCAAATACGCCGTAATCATCAAACGATATCGTGTACGGTGAGTCATAGAAGAACTCAGAGAAAGAAAAGCCCGAAGCCCATCCGGGCAACTTGAGCAACGGTTCGGGCGGGGGGAGTTCTACTGTTGCGATCGTTGATTGTTGACTGACATAGGGCGGCACAAACCGAGGCGGCGTATGCCCTTCTACATACGCTGCCAGAACTGGGCCGAGGATAACTGTTGCAGCGCACATCAGTGTGGCGACAAGCGCAATCACCGCAAGGAACAGTAATCTGTGCAGAGACATAAAAATATAGTAGGAAAGACACAGCTTGAGTACGATACGACGCTTGCGGGTGTAAGTATCTGAGTAAATTACGCACTACAAGTTCTACATTTACCACCATTGATCGTGATTGTTCCGGTATGATGGTGCCGAGGTATAACGCATGTGGAACTTCAATCCCTTTGGCGGTGGCGTGAATACCAACGGCGCATGGTGGGTGTGGGCTGTCACAATCACAGGCATGATGCTGCTGATGGTTGTGGGCGTATCACTCATACTGCGCTGTCTGTTCGCACCGATGTCGATCAAACGCGCGCCAACGTGTGGCGGCTGCGGTCACGAGCTAGTGGATCTCGGCGCGGGCGTGTGCCCCGAGTGCGGCGGAAACTTGCTGCGCTGTGGCGTGGTCACACCGAAAGGCGCAGTGCGCATGCGCGGCAGCGCATGGATGGTAATGATCGGGTGGACATTGGTTGTGCTTTCTATGGTTGCGCCGGGGAGTGCGTTCATTGGCACGCTTCAGAATCGATCGCAGATGAAAGCGTACCAGGCAATGTGGAATCAACAGGCAACTGGCGGAACCACATTCACATCGCATAGCTGCGTACTCAAACCGTCAACTGAATATGAAAGGACGCTCTCTGATTCGATTGGATGGAACAACAGAAAAAGCAAGAAGGAAAAAGCAGAAAACCCGCTTGCAAGTTTTCGAGGGAGATACGACTCATCAATCGAGATGGACGAGTGGGGTCTTGCTGCAAGTGGCGAAATAACAATATCTGTGTCACACGACCAAGAACTGAAAGGCCGGCTCGTCGTTGATGTGACCGAATGGAAAGCGACGCTCTTCGATGCTGACGAGAAAGAAATCGCAACCGATCTTGATATCGACACGGATACAACGACGCGTTTGCTGGAGCTGGCTCTGCTCGACACACAGCATGAGCGTGTGCAGCGAGCTGCAATAGATATCACGCATGTGCTTGAAGGCTCGCGAAAAGATCCAAACAACGTGTATGGCAGCCTGATGCTGTCGAGCTGGTCATCAAATACACCGATCTCCGAGTTTCCAGCACTCCAAGTTGACCAGAGCAGCACGTCATATGGCGGCGGCGTTCCCGCTGGTGGCATCGCTCCTGTAAAGCCGCCATCGTACCAGTGGGTGTGGCTGGGCTCGCTTGGGGGAACAGCGCTGGTCTATGTCATTGGTCTGGTTGTGCTGCTCGCATGGCGCGGACGTGTGGTGCGCGCAGCATAAACAGATGTTGCAATCACGCTGGCTTTGTGGAGTCTGTTACCTGATGCCGGTGACGAATCGAATCCGAACATGCCAGATTGAACTACAATAGTACAGTTGATTTGTGGTCTGGCTCTTCGCAAACTCTTGTGGAACTAGGTAATGAATGCAGAGAAACCTGTACCCTGGACGCGTCCGGATGTGCTTCCGAGCGGATGGACATCGGAGCGTCTTGTGTGCAGGTACTGCGATCCTGCTTTGGCACCCGCGATGTTTGAAGCTGTGCAGGCGAAACGCGATGCGCTGCTTCCATGGCTGGAGTGGGCCAAATCAGACAACACAACAGTTCAGCAGTGTGTGTACAACCTGGAACGGTTCCGGCGCAATGCAGTAGACCCGCTATGCACTGAGTACTTTCTTGTCATTTCTGATCGCGTCTCGGGCGAGTTCGTCGGCGGAACTGGATGGCATGCTATATGTGGTGACAGCGCGCAGGCAGAGTTCGGCTACTGGATCCGTGGCGACCGTCATGGCCAGGGGCTTTGCACCGAAGCAATGCGCGCGCACCTTACGTGGGGATTCCTGCCGCAGGACAAGGGTGGCTGGGGATTCCGAAGAATCGAGGCATGGTGTGCAGCGGACAACGCAGCTTCAGTACGCGTGTTGACCAAGCTCGGGATGCGTCTTGAGTCAACCAAACGAGCGCATCGGTGGATCGACGGCGCTGGATGGCGGAATTCACTGGGATTTGCGTTGCTCGCCGATGAATGGCAGACAAGAAGCGAAAAATAAACACTAAAGCAATACAGAACAAACTACCTGCTTTGCGCAATGCGAGCTTCTCCCGCACTTCTCTTCATCTTAAGTTTATCCAGCGAACACATACCACAACACGGTTATGGCGCGAAGAGTTATATAAACAAGTGTGTAACTAGCACCACCAACAAAGAACAAGAAGCAAATGTGTCTTGCTTTTCGGTTTGACCATGCAGCTGCTCTGTACTCCCACAAGGGCTGCCCCATCGTGCGAGTCCACCGAACCTCAGTGGCTTCTTTGACTTCTGATGGACAATACTTTGCGTAAATTGTTGCAGATACTGCAACGAGGAACGCAGCTATTAACTGTAATCCGAAGTGCCATGGAATCGGCAGCTTGGGTACATTAGAAAGCATTGAGCACCACAAAGTCGCGATCCCGCTATCCGGCTCACCCAGCCTGAGGGCGGAGTTGCTGGCAGCTGCGACCAAGTCGTTGTACTGACGTGCAAGCGTGATATAAGTAATTATAGCAACGACAGAGAGATATGAAGCACCAACAAGCCTCAGTCCAGTAATGATTCGCAGAGTTTCCCACGAAGCAAAGTCACCATCTTTGCAATATATTGCATTCTGAGCGTTTGCAAAATTAATATTTCCATTATCTGTGGCTCTGTCTTTTCCGAACAGCCCAACTGAATCGATGAAACTTGTGCCATGAATATTTGCAGAATCCAGATTTACATTTTGTAAAAAAGTGTGACTTAAATCAGCTCCTGTCAAATCTGCATTAAGTAATACTACAGATCTTAAATCAGCACTTGCAATGCTGCTGTTTCGTAGATCAGATCTTCCTAACTCTGATCCGGTTAATAATGCGCCATTTAATGAAATATGAGAAAAATGCGCGTTATTCCCTCCTAGACCTTCGAGGTGAATTACGATTTTTTCTTTCTTGGCCTTGGCAACAACTTTTTCATTCCACCACACAAATCGTTGTGGATCCTTTCCATGTGGATCTGTTTTTCTTGCCGACTCATCACACCGCTTCAGCATCGCAAGCATCCAGACATCGCCTTTGAACTTAGCGCTAGAAACCTTGTTCTTTATAAACTCGTTACCAAAAGCCTGAACTGCTGCTTCGTGATTGAACGCAACTGTGCTTTCTTTATTTGATCTTGCAGGGCTGTCTTTGGGGTAGCTGGGGAATATAGGCGGCCAAACAAATCCTTCATCATTTGGATGGTCTTCAGGCCTCTTTGGCGGTATTGGCGGCTTGCTCACATGCGCAGTATATGATGGATTGAGGATATGTTGAGTTTAACATACAAAGCGTAAGCAACTGTCGTTTACTCCGCACGCGGCACGGCGACGAGAATCGGGGAACCCTCGCTGGTCTATGTCATTGACTTGGTTGTGCTGCTGGCACGGCGCGGGCGTGTCGTGCGCTCGGTATGAATACAATGCCATGCTGGCGACAGTTTGTGTGGATCGTCAGGCCGGATGGGAGCACTCATGCACCTCACACTCTGCGACACAACCACATGGACCGTCGGCATCACCGGCGCACTGTTCCTTGTGCTTGCTGGTGCTGCGCTCATTGTGCGATGCCTCTTTGCACCGGTATCGATCAAGCGGGCCCCGACGTGCGGTGGGTGCGGATATGAGCTTTCGGATGTCAGCGCTGGGGTGTGCCCCGAGTGCGGC
Above is a genomic segment from Phycisphaeraceae bacterium containing:
- a CDS encoding DUF2089 family protein, producing the protein MSNGHATALGGAGSSGALSPAQLAAHPLARLSMEDLDFIIQFVLCSGSLKDLAKSYSVSYPTIRTRLDQLITRVRDALDGKQPDPLAELVAGLVQRGELSTSSARRIIDLGAQLRAQSAG
- a CDS encoding GNAT family N-acetyltransferase, translating into MNAEKPVPWTRPDVLPSGWTSERLVCRYCDPALAPAMFEAVQAKRDALLPWLEWAKSDNTTVQQCVYNLERFRRNAVDPLCTEYFLVISDRVSGEFVGGTGWHAICGDSAQAEFGYWIRGDRHGQGLCTEAMRAHLTWGFLPQDKGGWGFRRIEAWCAADNAASVRVLTKLGMRLESTKRAHRWIDGAGWRNSLGFALLADEWQTRSEK
- a CDS encoding pentapeptide repeat-containing protein, with the translated sequence MSKPPIPPKRPEDHPNDEGFVWPPIFPSYPKDSPARSNKESTVAFNHEAAVQAFGNEFIKNKVSSAKFKGDVWMLAMLKRCDESARKTDPHGKDPQRFVWWNEKVVAKAKKEKIVIHLEGLGGNNAHFSHISLNGALLTGSELGRSDLRNSSIASADLRSVVLLNADLTGADLSHTFLQNVNLDSANIHGTSFIDSVGLFGKDRATDNGNINFANAQNAIYCKDGDFASWETLRIITGLRLVGASYLSVVAIITYITLARQYNDLVAAASNSALRLGEPDSGIATLWCSMLSNVPKLPIPWHFGLQLIAAFLVAVSATIYAKYCPSEVKEATEVRWTRTMGQPLWEYRAAAWSNRKARHICFLFFVGGASYTLVYITLRAITVLWYVFAG